A window of Lytechinus variegatus isolate NC3 chromosome 15, Lvar_3.0, whole genome shotgun sequence contains these coding sequences:
- the LOC121428395 gene encoding 26S proteasome non-ATPase regulatory subunit 5-like, with protein MAASINTLLQNLHNGSDLLSTLQGIKMVLQTTHPSELKELLKNVSFDSVFSCLNSTNRSELELSRDILTTLLDNVDVEVLLAQFRDELCMGLGHPQEDIRALCLKQIKRAASETAGLNILLSDGDLLSLVISKVGDDNLAVAKIAMAVLQVAGSDVKGQGLLFGGQHLVNLKSVAAKNDTVRYRVFEVAIHVAGSSSSALEHAVSSGFLQDLISDINTDDVLIQLNAIEMLSNLVVSQHALCFLEQQGVMGRLENLLIGAQTDQSQDFLLPPIIKFFGTVAHFDPKEVTEKHGSFLRITFELLPSSDPALGCIAVETVGFVGRTVEGKQTLDKQGQGMTDALKMIGRLLVQLPTETRMRALAATQDLFTLQEEHQTDDLLSMEERWFTNLSPKPLDLLLSLCKQPFMEIRCNSLLILRALVNQPWAGRMLNQEAGFLEYLLDRTTEPDKEGKETKYSVVKALAEAPSTGDIFGRPALLRLKEYVRDGPFYVRVQSEVAMESGS; from the exons ATGGCGGCCTCCATAAACACTCTTCTGCAGAATCTCCACAATGGATCTGACTTACTTTCAACCCTTCAGGGCATCAAGATGGTCCTCCAAACCACCCATCCATCAGAGCTGAAGGAGCTGCTCAAGAATGTCTCATTCGATTCGGTATTTTCATGCCTGAATTCTACAAACAG GAGCGAGCTTGAGCTGAGTCGAGACATTTTAACGACTCTGTTGGATAATGTAGATGTTGAGGTCTTGCTGGCCCAGTTTAGAGATGAGCTGTGTATGGGACTAGGGCATCCACAAGAAGACATCAGGGCTCTCTGTCTGAAACAG ATCAAGAGAGCTGCAAGTGAAACAGCTGGTTTAAACATCCTCCTCTCTGACGGGGATCTCTTATCGCTAGTCATTTCTAAGGTTGGGGATGACAACCTTGCTGTAGCCAAGATCGCCATGGCAGTTCTGCAGGTCGCTGGGTCggatgtcaaaggtcaagggtTACTGTTTGGAGGTCAACATCTTGTCAATTTGAAGAGTGTGGCAGCAAAGAATGACACTGTACGCTACAGAGTGTTTGAG GTTGCAATCCATGTTGCTGGTTCATCTTCTTCAGCTCTTGAGCACGCTGTTTCTTCTGGTTTCCTTCAGGATCTCATCTCAGACATCAACACCGACGATGTCCTCATTCAACTCAACGCCATCGAGATGCTCTCCAACCTAGTCGTATCCCAGCATGCCCTGTGCTTCCTTGAACAGCAAGGCGTGATGGGAAGGCTGGAGAATCTTCTGATTGGTGCACAGACCGACCAATCCCAGGACTTCCTCCTGCCGCCTATCATCAAGTTCTTTGGTACCGTGGCTCACTTTGACCCCAAGGAGGTCACCGAGAAGCATGGCTCCTTCCTCAGAATCACCTTTGAGCTTTTACCCTCTAGTGACCCCGCCCTAGGTTGTATCGCTGTGGAAACAGTGGGCTTTGTTGGACGGACGGTGGAAGGAAAGCAGACACTTGATAAACAAG GACAAGGCATGACAGATGCTTTGAAAATGATCGGGAGGTTACTGGTTCAACTGCCAACTGAGACAAGAATGAGAGCATTAGCAGCAACTCAAGATCTGTTTACTCTGCAG GAAGAGCATCAGACGGATGACCTTCTCAGCATGGAGGAAAGATGGTTTACCAACCTGTCACCCAAACCCTTGGACCTTCTCCTTTCGCTCTGCAAGCAACCCTTCATGGAGATCCGTTGCAATTCCCTTCTGATCCTACGCGCCCTGGTGAACCAACCTTGGGCAGGGCGGATGCTCAACCAGGAGGCAGGGTTCCTGGAGTATCTCCTGGACAGGACCACGGAACCTGACAAGGAGGGCAAGGAGACCAAGTACTCCGTGGTGAAGGCCCTGGCGGAAGCCCCGTCAACGGGAGACATCTTTGGAAGACCTGCTCTGTTGAGATTGAAGGAGTATGTCAGGGACGGTCCATTCTATGTGAGGGTACAGTCTGAAGTAGCCATGGAGAGTGGATCATGA